Below is a genomic region from Pseudazoarcus pumilus.
AGAACCAATACATGCATGTGACTGACGGAAAAGGAATTGTTTGTGCGCCGAGACGCCCAGGCATGGCGCGCATGCGGCACGAGGCGGCGTACAGCACTGGTGAGCGAGCCGCTCAGGGCCGATAATTCTATCCTGTTCAAACCCACCCCGCCTTGCCGGGACCAGCATGGAGCCTCACATGGCACGCGTCACCCTCACCCAGCACCTGATCGAACAACAGCGCGCCGGCCGCATCAACGCCGATCTGCGGCTGCTGATCGAAGTCGTCGCAAGGGCGGTCAAGGCCATCAGCGTGACCATCTCCAAGGGTGCGCTGGCCGACGTGCTCGGCAATGCCGGCAGCGACAACGTGCAGGGCGAAGCGCAGAAGAAACTCGACGTGCTCGCCAACGAGATCCTGCTGCAGGCCAACGAGTGGGGCGGACACCTGGCAGCGATGGCCTCCGAAGAGGTCGAAGAGGTGCATCAGATCCCCTTCGACTATCCCAGGGGCGGCTACCTGCTGCTGTTCGATCCGCTCGACGGCTCGTCCAACATCGACGTCAACATCTCGGTGGGCACGATCTTCTCGGTGCTGAAGAACCCGCCGGGGGAGGGCGAGCCGAGCGAGGCCGCCTTCCTGCAGCCGGGGCGCGATCAGGTCGCCGCAGGCTACGCGCTGTACGGCCCGTCGACGATGTTCGTGCTGACCATCGGCGACGGCGTGCATGGCTTCACGCTCGACCGCGAGATGGGCAGCTTCGTCTACACCCATCCGTTCATGACCGTGCCGCACGAGACTTCCGAGTACGCCATCAACGCATCCAACTATCGCCACTGGGAGCCGCCGATCAAGCGCTACATCGACGAACTGGTGCAGGGCAAGGACGGACCGCGTGGGCGTGACTTCAACATGCGCTGGGTGGCGGCGATGGTGGCCGACGTGCACCGCATCCTCACGCGCGGCGGGGTGTTCATGTACCCGGTCGACGCCAAGTGCCGCGACAAGGGCGGGCGCCTGCGCCTGATGTACGAGGCCAGCCCGATGGCGATGATCATCGAACAGGCCGGCGGCGCGGCCAGCACCGGGCGCGAACGCATCCTCGACGTCATCCCGCAAAAGCTTCACCAGCGCGTGCCGGTCGTGCTGGGCTCGGCCGCCGAGGTCGAACGCGTCGAGGAGTACTCCCGCCAGGGCTGAGTGGCGTCCGGGCGGCCAGGAGGGGCAATGCCTGATCGAAGCGTCGCCCGGCTGCTGTGCATCGAATCCCCGCCGGCAGGCACGCGCGCCGCGATCGATGGCGCGTTGCGTCCGCCCGAGAGCGAGTATGTCGCGGCGCTGCTCGCCGCGTGGGCTCCGTCGCCGGACGAAGTGGCGCGTATTGCCGAGTTGGCGCCGCGGCTCGCCGCTGCCCAGCGTATGCGCCGCATGCGCGCCGGAGGCGTGGACGCGCTGATGCGCGAGTTCTCGCTGTCGAGCGACGAGGGGCTGGCGCTGATGTGTCTGGCCGAAGCGCTGCTGCGCGTGCCCGATGCCGCGACCGTCGACCGGCTGATCCGCGACCGCCTCGCTGCGGGCGACTGGCGTGCCCACGTGGGCCACGATCCCTCGCTGTTCGTCAACGCCGCCGCGTGGGGGCTGCTGGCCGGGCGCAGGCTGCTCGCGCCGGCCGATGAGCACGGTCTGGCGCGCGCGCTGCACGAGGCGCTCGCGCGCGGCGGCGAGCCCCTGCTGCGGGGCGCGATGCGCGGTGCCATGCGTCTGCTCGGCGAGCGCTTCGTCGTCGGCCGCGACATCGGCGAGGCACTGCGCCGCGCCGCGCGGGCACGCCCCTGTCTGTACTCCTTCGACATGCTCGGCGAGGCGGCCATGACCGATGCCGATGCGCGCGTCTATCTCGCCGCCTACCTGGCTGCCGCGCGGGCGATCGGCGAGGCGGCTGGCGCGCGTCATTGCGACGAGAGCGACGGCATGTCGGTCAAGCTCTCGGCGCTGTCGCCGCGCTACGTCTGGTCGCAGCCCGAGCGCCTGCGCGAGGAACTGCTGCCGCGCCTCGCCTCGGTATGCCATGTCGCGGCCGAGGCCGGCATCGGCCTGGCCATCGACGCCGAGGAGGCCGACCGGCTCGAACCCTCGCTCGATCTCTTCGAGGCCCTGCTGGATGACCCGCGACTGGCTGGCTGGGACGGCCTGGGCTTCGTCGTACAGGCCTACCAGAAGCGCGCGCCGGCGCTTGTCGATCGTCTGGTCGAACTGGCCCGCATGCGCGGGCGGCGCATCACGGTGCGCCTGGTCAAGGGGGCGTACTGGGACACCGAGATCAAGCGCGCCCAGCTCGACGGCGTGGACGATTACCCGGTGTTCACGCGCAAGGCACATACCGACCTGTCGTGGCTGGTGTGCGCGCGCCGACTGCTGGCCGCGCGTGCCTGGCTGCGTCCGCAGTTCGCCACGCACAACGCGCACTCGGTCGCAGCCGTGCTGGCCATGGCGGGGGACGCGCGCGACTTCGAGTTCCAGTGCCTGCACGGCATGGGCGAGGCGCTCTACGACGGCCTGCTCGCCGAACCCGATGTGGCGCGAACGGTGCGCGTTTACGGGCCGGTGGGCAGTCACGAGACGCTGTTGCCCTATCTGGTGCGGCGTCTGCTCGAGAACGGCGCCAACAGCAGCTTCGTGCATGGCATCGTCGATCCCGGCGTGCCGCTGGACACCCTGCTCGCCGACCCCGCCGAGTGCGCGCGCGCCGCCGGTGGTCGGCCGCACCCGCGCATCGCAACTCCACCCGACTTGTATGGGCCGACACGGCGCAATCCGTCAGGCATCGATCTGGCCAGTCCCGGCGTGCGTGCCTCCCTCGCGGCACGGGTCGCAGCGGAGCTGGGTCGT
It encodes:
- a CDS encoding class 1 fructose-bisphosphatase is translated as MARVTLTQHLIEQQRAGRINADLRLLIEVVARAVKAISVTISKGALADVLGNAGSDNVQGEAQKKLDVLANEILLQANEWGGHLAAMASEEVEEVHQIPFDYPRGGYLLLFDPLDGSSNIDVNISVGTIFSVLKNPPGEGEPSEAAFLQPGRDQVAAGYALYGPSTMFVLTIGDGVHGFTLDREMGSFVYTHPFMTVPHETSEYAINASNYRHWEPPIKRYIDELVQGKDGPRGRDFNMRWVAAMVADVHRILTRGGVFMYPVDAKCRDKGGRLRLMYEASPMAMIIEQAGGAASTGRERILDVIPQKLHQRVPVVLGSAAEVERVEEYSRQG